Proteins encoded within one genomic window of Arachis ipaensis cultivar K30076 chromosome B08, Araip1.1, whole genome shotgun sequence:
- the LOC107610531 gene encoding VQ motif-containing protein 20-like: MAPPPLHLYSKRESGGTAMAAMKNKTTTTHLKINKESHCISKNQNQNQNHNKQQQQRQPVIIYTHSPRVIETNPRDFMQLVQKLTGLPRDKRQEEEEQPVVVEEDLEDETTSSSPPLLTEEYINSCVAPPPPPPPPLPPPLMEPMTMMPSYFNTLPPPLFGPDSPEFLLSSNSNCTSSNNKAPFNFNYADPFFF; encoded by the coding sequence ATGGCCCCTCCGCCATTGCACTTGTACTCGAAGAGAGAAAGCGGTGGCACCGCCATGGCGGCGATGAAGAACAAAACCACCACCACTCATCTGAAAATCAATAAGGAATCTCATTGCATCAGcaagaatcagaatcagaatcagaatcacaaCAAGCAGCAACAGCAACGGCAACCGGTGATAATTTATACGCATTCTCCTAGGGTTATTGAGACAAACCCTCGCGATTTCATGCAATTGGTTCAGAAGCTTACCGGCCTCCCTCGCGACAAACGGCAGGAGGAGGAAGAGCAaccggtggtggtggaggaggatcTGGAGGATGAAACTACGTCGTCGTCGCCGCCGCTTTTGACGGAGGAGTATATAAACTCATGTGTCGCGCCTCCTCCGCCTCCACCTCCTCCTCTGCCGCCGCCGTTGATGGAGCCAATGACGATGATGCCTAGTTACTTCAATACATTGCCGCCGCCGCTGTTTGGGCCCGATTCGCCGGAGTTTCTTCTCTCCTCCAACTCCAACTGCACCTCCAGTAATAATAAGGCGCCGTTTAACTTCAACTACGCCGATCCCTTTTTCTTCTGA